One genomic window of Desulfuromonas sp. includes the following:
- a CDS encoding DUF2905 domain-containing protein codes for MAGLLITFIGLAITFGPKIPWLGKLPGDIYIKRENASFYFPVTSCLLVSAFISLILWFLKK; via the coding sequence ATGGCCGGTCTGCTGATCACCTTCATCGGCCTGGCCATTACCTTCGGACCGAAAATTCCATGGCTCGGCAAACTTCCTGGCGACATTTATATCAAACGTGAAAATGCCAGTTTCTATTTCCCCGTTACAAGCTGCCTGTTGGTCTCGGCATTCATTTCATTGATTCTCTGGTTTTTGAAAAAATGA
- a CDS encoding patatin — MMIEPEKKSGLANQTAVGLALGSGAARGLSYIGVIDALENAGIRIQMLAGTSIGALIGALYASGIPVNQMEQVACSLNWRRLASLIDPIIPTSGLIDGKKVTRFIDELLPVKSFEELEIPLAVTATDIETGELIVIRKGSLLAAIEAAIAFPGIFAPVQIGDQFLVDGGICAPVPTDVVRNMGAEYIIGVCAIPEVEKQYSEAISPASTQKSDKKGFLEHFNSEWIENTFREVWQGKNNKSDNRPQPIRKPPGLFRVFAQSVAIMENQINALRIDKDQIDLLIRPELREFRLLEFHRARQIIDRGKEAATAALLQIK; from the coding sequence ATGATGATTGAGCCTGAAAAGAAAAGCGGACTGGCAAATCAAACTGCCGTTGGCCTGGCTCTCGGCAGTGGCGCCGCCCGGGGCTTGAGCTATATCGGGGTCATTGACGCTCTGGAAAATGCCGGCATCAGGATTCAAATGCTGGCCGGCACTTCAATCGGCGCCCTGATTGGCGCCCTTTATGCTTCCGGCATCCCGGTCAACCAGATGGAACAAGTCGCCTGCAGCCTGAACTGGCGACGGCTTGCCAGCCTGATTGATCCGATCATTCCGACATCCGGATTGATTGACGGAAAGAAAGTGACCCGCTTTATCGACGAGTTACTACCGGTGAAATCGTTCGAGGAGCTAGAGATCCCGCTCGCGGTGACAGCGACCGACATCGAAACCGGAGAACTGATTGTTATCCGCAAGGGGAGTCTCCTCGCAGCGATTGAAGCTGCTATTGCATTTCCCGGGATCTTCGCTCCGGTGCAGATCGGCGACCAGTTTCTGGTTGATGGTGGAATATGTGCTCCCGTACCGACCGATGTTGTCAGAAATATGGGCGCCGAATACATCATCGGTGTCTGCGCTATTCCGGAAGTCGAAAAGCAGTACAGTGAAGCGATTTCACCAGCCTCGACACAAAAAAGCGACAAGAAAGGCTTCCTTGAACATTTCAATTCGGAATGGATTGAAAACACCTTCCGGGAAGTCTGGCAGGGGAAAAACAACAAATCAGATAATCGCCCCCAACCCATCCGAAAGCCCCCCGGGCTCTTCCGGGTTTTCGCACAGAGCGTCGCTATCATGGAGAATCAAATCAACGCGCTTCGCATTGACAAAGATCAGATCGACTTACTGATCAGGCCTGAATTAAGAGAGTTCAGGTTACTAGAGTTTCACCGGGCCCGGCAAATCATTGACCGCGGCAAAGAGGCTGCTACGGCAGCTCTGCTTCAGATAAAATGA
- a CDS encoding phasin superfamily protein, whose protein sequence is MIELFEKTILAGVGAISLSQKKAEEMLQEMKEQMNISEDEGRKILKRLESIAEENRSKLEKAAEEEVRKTCERLGIITKDELATLKGRITKLENRIKELEK, encoded by the coding sequence ATGATAGAACTGTTTGAAAAAACAATTCTCGCCGGTGTTGGCGCAATCTCATTGAGCCAGAAAAAGGCGGAGGAGATGTTGCAAGAAATGAAAGAGCAGATGAATATCTCGGAGGATGAAGGCCGCAAGATTCTGAAACGGCTCGAATCAATAGCCGAAGAGAACAGGAGTAAACTGGAGAAAGCCGCCGAAGAGGAAGTCAGGAAAACCTGCGAAAGGCTTGGTATCATCACCAAGGATGAACTGGCAACCCTCAAGGGCCGCATCACAAAGCTGGAAAATCGGATTAAAGAACTCGAAAAATAA